A part of Crassostrea angulata isolate pt1a10 chromosome 5, ASM2561291v2, whole genome shotgun sequence genomic DNA contains:
- the LOC128183509 gene encoding serine/arginine repetitive matrix protein 1-like isoform X3, producing the protein MTDAGFFKGTTADQDNRFSDKKKKLMKSMKFNDGLEKKVDMSKVNVDTVKPWIAQRVTELLGIEDDVLVEFVYNQLEPRFPDPKEMQINLTGFLNPKNARVFLGELWEHLCSAQDNIGGIPAKFVEQKKEEIKRKKAEQERIQANLKKHEEQIRETLREQEEKEKRQRRRSRSRSRSPKRRQESSQRKSPKKEKSPSPVKNSESPKKPDESAPEAKTEVNEAVKENGTEEKKEEKTDKEEEKKKSASRSRSRSRSADRKRSPSSGRHRSRSAERRRRRSRSRSRRRTPPRRRSRSRSRDRRRSPRRFRRRSQSPRRRSPPRRRSVSPRRRSPGRPRAGRSAERSPRRRGAKSRSNSGSSSSSDSSRSASPSKQKDAAKEGDKRSGSEDSPDKAGVQKRRQYRKHDVDSSGSSSSSDSMASPERRRPERGGRGSPSPRRRDRRFSPEGRRRRSPPPSRFSPVRYRRPSPRWSPRRPRRGSSPYFDQRRSPFRRDGFSRGFSPPKRWRSPPRRPRSPPGEWSQERRRRMDTQDSQGTRRRMDSEGSPTRRRESLGSPRRESRSRQESPPRREMLQRRSDERQPRDLDRPAEVRRRSSPPILKRKDSESSSSESESDSSESSSPEQRRVKDVAPDKGKPERRRPVESPEPVRKRKPSPTGKKGQAPRKKREEDTEDSESESGSPSPPPKKKQMPQSRDRKDSSLSRNKERDIEQKSKGRRQQMSPKPKRPPPEESEESDSESSDSSVPQREPSPPPRKMEKTSRKRSSPPRGRGQSPPGRSASQKEVREGSPSGRLARRSPSEEDRWKRSRRPSPSPIRDRRSPSPPVRSRSPGVRGRRSRSPQVRRRDSRSPPVPDRSFSPVSKRSREFSESDNYPQSKRPRDRSAEVRGRGREEASMYDRRVMGGRWEEEEDRAEKRGTPYMDDEEEGYQRVVMMKPREDREEKEAPQGRKVERKDNASGSESEESRTSKKKKKKEKKKHKKHKKHKKHKHKKGSKAQDDEDSDSHEDLEALEKRLRERALQSIQSKEEIERERQLREKALQSMKHRGDTESSDSDSD; encoded by the exons ATGACAGACGCAGGATTCTTTAAG GGCACAACGGCCGACCAGGACAACAGATTCAgtgacaaaaagaaaaagttgATGAAGTCCATGAAATTCAACGATGGACTGGAGAAAAAG GTTGACATGTCTAAAGTTAATGTTGACACAGTAAAGCCGTGGATCGCACAGCGCGTCACGGAGCTCTTGGGGATCGAGGACGACGTACTCGTAGAATTTGTCTACAACCAGCTGGAGCCACGG TTCCCCGACCCCAAGGAGATGCAGATCAACCTGACCGGCTTCCTGAACCCAAAGAACGCCCGAGTGTTCCTGGGGGAGCTGTGGGAACACCTGTGTAGTGCCCAGGACAACATCGGGGGAATCCCCGCCAAGTTTGTGGAGCAGAAGAAGGAGGAGATCAAACGCAAAAAG GCTGAGCAGGAGAGGATCCAGGCCAATCTGAAGAAACACGAGGAGCAGATCCGGGAAACTCTCCGGGAACAGGAAGAGAAGGAAAAAAGACAGAGGAG AAGGTCGCGGTCCAGGAGTAGGAGTCCAAAGAGGAGGCAGGAATCTTCACAGAGGAAATCCCCAAAAAAGGAGAAGAGCCCCAGCCCTGTCAAGAACTCGGAATCTCCCAAGAAACCGGACGAGTCGGCCCCGGAGGCAAAAACTGA AGTAAATGAAGCAGTCAAAGAAAATGGAACAGAAGAGAAGAAAGAAGAGAAGACAGATAAAGAGGAGGAGAAGAAGAAGTCAGCcagtaggtcaaggtcaaggagTCGCTCCGCCGACAGGAAGAGGAGTCCCTCCTCCGGCCGACACAGGAGTCGCTCCGCCGAACGACGGAGAAGAAGATCACGCTCTAG GTCCAGACGGCGTACACCTCCAAGACGACGATCCCGCAGTCGTTCTCGCGACAGAAGACGATCGCCGCGGCGATTTAGACGGCGCTCACAGTCTCCCAGAAGGAGGTCACCACCTCGACGACGAAGTGTGTCGCCACGACGACGCAGTCCTGGAAGGCCTAGAGCAGGGCGGTCAGCAGAACGAAGCCCCCGCAGGAGGGGAGCGAAATCTAGGTCAAA TTCAGGGTCGTCCAGCAGTTCAGACAGTTCAAGGTCAGCTTCACCCTCCAAACAGAAGGACGCGGCCAAG GAGGGAGATAAGAGGAGTGGATCGGAGGATTCCCCAGACAAGGCGGGTGTACAGAAGAGGAGACAGTACAGGAAGCATGATGTCGACTCTAGTGGGTCATCCTCCTCCTCAGACAGCATGGCTTCCCCAG AGAGGAGACGTCCAGAGAGAGGAGGGAGGGGTTCCCCATCACCACGGCGACGAGACCGGAGGTTCTCTCCGGAGGGACGCAGGAG ACGATCCCCTCCCCCCAGTCGCTTCAGCCCGGTGCGATACAGACGACCTTCACCTAGATGGTCACCAAGGCGACCACGACGAGGGTCCTCCCCGTACTTTGACCAGAGAAg AAGTCCATTCAGAAGAGATGGGTTCTCCAGGGGCTTCTCTCCCCCCAAGCGCTGGCGGTCCCCCCCAAGGAGACCACGGTCACCCCCAGGAGAATGGTCCCAGGAGAGGCGGCGTAGGATGGACACCCAGGATTCCCAGGGAACAAGACGGAGGATGGACTCGGAGGGGTCCCCCACACGGAGGAGGGAATCCTTGGGTTCCCCACGCAGGGAATCTAGGTCACGACAGGAATCCCCGCCCAGGCGAGAAATGTTACAGAGACGGTCAGACGAAAGGCAACCAAGAGATCTGGACAGACCCGCAGAGGTCAGAAGGAGGTCCTCCCCCCCAATCCTTAAGAGGAAGGACAGTGAGAGTTCATCCTCTGAGTCTGAGTCTGACTCGAGTGAGTCATCAAGCCCTGAACAGAGAAGAGTGAAGGATGTGGCCCCAGACAAAGGGAAGCCAGAAAGAAGAAGGCCAGTGGAGTCACCAGAGCCAGTCAGAAAGCGTAAACCCTCTCCCACAGGCAAGAAGGGACAGGCCCCCAGGAAGAAGAGGGAGGAAGATACTGAAGACTCCGAGTCTGAGTCAGGCTCACCCTCACCACCCCCTAAAAAGAAACAGATGCCCCAGTCCAGAGACAGAAAAGATAGTTCTCTGAGTAGAAACAAGGAGAGAGACATTGAACAAAAATCTAAAGGGAGACGACAACAGATGTCCCCCAAACCAAAGAGGCCCCCTCCCGAGGAATCTGAGGAGAGTGACAGTGAGAGCTCAGACTCCAGTGTCCCCCAGAGAGAGCCCTCCCCACCACCCAGGAAAATGGAAAAGACATCTAGAAAGAGGTCATCTCCACCCAGAGGTCGTGGACAATCTCCACCAGGCAGGTCAGCCTCGCAGAAAGAAGTCCGGGAAGGATCACCCAGTGGTCGGTTGGCAAGACGATCCCCTTCTGAAGAAGACCGGTGGAAGCGATCTAGAAGGCCATCTCCATCACCCATCAGGGACCGCAGGTCACCTTCCCCGCCAGTTAGATCTAGGTCACCAGGTGTCAGAGGCCGAAGGTCAAGATCACCGCAGGTCAGACGCAGAGATTCAAGGTCGCCTCCTGTACCGGACAGATCTTTCTCGCCGGTAAGCAAACGAAGTCGGGAGTTCAGTGAGTCAGACAACTACCCTCAGTCCAAGAGACCCAGGGATCGCAGTGCAGAGGTCAGGGGTCGTGGTAGAGAGGAGGCCAGTATGTATGACCGTAGAGTAATGGGGGGACGATGGGAGGAGGAGGAAGATCGAGCCGAGAAGAGGGGCACACCTTATATGGATGACGAGGAGGAGGGGTACCAGAGGGTTGTCATGATGAAACCTCGTGAAGACAGAGAGGAAAAAGAGGCTCCACAAGGGAGGAAAGTAGAGAGAAAGGACAATGCATCGGGAAGCGAATCAGAG GAATCCCGGAcatcaaagaaaaagaaaaagaaggaaaaaaagaagCACAAAAAGCACAAGAAACACAAGAAGCACAAGCACAAGAAAGGAAGCAAGGCTCAGGATGATGAG GACTCTGATAGCCATGAGGATCTGGAAGCCTTGGAGAAACGGCTGAGAGAGAGGGCGCTTCAGTCAATTCAATCCAAGGAGGAGATAGAGAGAGAACGTCAGCTCCGAGAGAAGGCGCTCCAGTCAATGAAGCACCGCGGCGACACGGAGAGCAGTGACTCGGACTCAGACTGA
- the LOC128183509 gene encoding serine/arginine repetitive matrix protein 1-like isoform X2 has translation MTDAGFFKGTTADQDNRFSDKKKKLMKSMKFNDGLEKKVDMSKVNVDTVKPWIAQRVTELLGIEDDVLVEFVYNQLEPRFPDPKEMQINLTGFLNPKNARVFLGELWEHLCSAQDNIGGIPAKFVEQKKEEIKRKKAEQERIQANLKKHEEQIRETLREQEEKEKRQRRSRSRSRSPKRRQESSQRKSPKKEKSPSPVKNSESPKKPDESAPEAKTEVNEAVKENGTEEKKEEKTDKEEEKKKSASRSRSRSRSADRKRSPSSGRHRSRSAERRRRRSRSRNNGFLGNRSRRRTPPRRRSRSRSRDRRRSPRRFRRRSQSPRRRSPPRRRSVSPRRRSPGRPRAGRSAERSPRRRGAKSRSNSGSSSSSDSSRSASPSKQKDAAKEGDKRSGSEDSPDKAGVQKRRQYRKHDVDSSGSSSSSDSMASPERRRPERGGRGSPSPRRRDRRFSPEGRRRRSPPPSRFSPVRYRRPSPRWSPRRPRRGSSPYFDQRRSPFRRDGFSRGFSPPKRWRSPPRRPRSPPGEWSQERRRRMDTQDSQGTRRRMDSEGSPTRRRESLGSPRRESRSRQESPPRREMLQRRSDERQPRDLDRPAEVRRRSSPPILKRKDSESSSSESESDSSESSSPEQRRVKDVAPDKGKPERRRPVESPEPVRKRKPSPTGKKGQAPRKKREEDTEDSESESGSPSPPPKKKQMPQSRDRKDSSLSRNKERDIEQKSKGRRQQMSPKPKRPPPEESEESDSESSDSSVPQREPSPPPRKMEKTSRKRSSPPRGRGQSPPGRSASQKEVREGSPSGRLARRSPSEEDRWKRSRRPSPSPIRDRRSPSPPVRSRSPGVRGRRSRSPQVRRRDSRSPPVPDRSFSPVSKRSREFSESDNYPQSKRPRDRSAEVRGRGREEASMYDRRVMGGRWEEEEDRAEKRGTPYMDDEEEGYQRVVMMKPREDREEKEAPQGRKVERKDNASGSESEESRTSKKKKKKEKKKHKKHKKHKKHKHKKGSKAQDDEDSDSHEDLEALEKRLRERALQSIQSKEEIERERQLREKALQSMKHRGDTESSDSDSD, from the exons ATGACAGACGCAGGATTCTTTAAG GGCACAACGGCCGACCAGGACAACAGATTCAgtgacaaaaagaaaaagttgATGAAGTCCATGAAATTCAACGATGGACTGGAGAAAAAG GTTGACATGTCTAAAGTTAATGTTGACACAGTAAAGCCGTGGATCGCACAGCGCGTCACGGAGCTCTTGGGGATCGAGGACGACGTACTCGTAGAATTTGTCTACAACCAGCTGGAGCCACGG TTCCCCGACCCCAAGGAGATGCAGATCAACCTGACCGGCTTCCTGAACCCAAAGAACGCCCGAGTGTTCCTGGGGGAGCTGTGGGAACACCTGTGTAGTGCCCAGGACAACATCGGGGGAATCCCCGCCAAGTTTGTGGAGCAGAAGAAGGAGGAGATCAAACGCAAAAAG GCTGAGCAGGAGAGGATCCAGGCCAATCTGAAGAAACACGAGGAGCAGATCCGGGAAACTCTCCGGGAACAGGAAGAGAAGGAAAAAAGACAGAGGAG GTCGCGGTCCAGGAGTAGGAGTCCAAAGAGGAGGCAGGAATCTTCACAGAGGAAATCCCCAAAAAAGGAGAAGAGCCCCAGCCCTGTCAAGAACTCGGAATCTCCCAAGAAACCGGACGAGTCGGCCCCGGAGGCAAAAACTGA AGTAAATGAAGCAGTCAAAGAAAATGGAACAGAAGAGAAGAAAGAAGAGAAGACAGATAAAGAGGAGGAGAAGAAGAAGTCAGCcagtaggtcaaggtcaaggagTCGCTCCGCCGACAGGAAGAGGAGTCCCTCCTCCGGCCGACACAGGAGTCGCTCCGCCGAACGACGGAGAAGAAGATCACGCTCTAG AAATAATGGATTTCTTGGTAACAGGTCCAGACGGCGTACACCTCCAAGACGACGATCCCGCAGTCGTTCTCGCGACAGAAGACGATCGCCGCGGCGATTTAGACGGCGCTCACAGTCTCCCAGAAGGAGGTCACCACCTCGACGACGAAGTGTGTCGCCACGACGACGCAGTCCTGGAAGGCCTAGAGCAGGGCGGTCAGCAGAACGAAGCCCCCGCAGGAGGGGAGCGAAATCTAGGTCAAA TTCAGGGTCGTCCAGCAGTTCAGACAGTTCAAGGTCAGCTTCACCCTCCAAACAGAAGGACGCGGCCAAG GAGGGAGATAAGAGGAGTGGATCGGAGGATTCCCCAGACAAGGCGGGTGTACAGAAGAGGAGACAGTACAGGAAGCATGATGTCGACTCTAGTGGGTCATCCTCCTCCTCAGACAGCATGGCTTCCCCAG AGAGGAGACGTCCAGAGAGAGGAGGGAGGGGTTCCCCATCACCACGGCGACGAGACCGGAGGTTCTCTCCGGAGGGACGCAGGAG ACGATCCCCTCCCCCCAGTCGCTTCAGCCCGGTGCGATACAGACGACCTTCACCTAGATGGTCACCAAGGCGACCACGACGAGGGTCCTCCCCGTACTTTGACCAGAGAAg AAGTCCATTCAGAAGAGATGGGTTCTCCAGGGGCTTCTCTCCCCCCAAGCGCTGGCGGTCCCCCCCAAGGAGACCACGGTCACCCCCAGGAGAATGGTCCCAGGAGAGGCGGCGTAGGATGGACACCCAGGATTCCCAGGGAACAAGACGGAGGATGGACTCGGAGGGGTCCCCCACACGGAGGAGGGAATCCTTGGGTTCCCCACGCAGGGAATCTAGGTCACGACAGGAATCCCCGCCCAGGCGAGAAATGTTACAGAGACGGTCAGACGAAAGGCAACCAAGAGATCTGGACAGACCCGCAGAGGTCAGAAGGAGGTCCTCCCCCCCAATCCTTAAGAGGAAGGACAGTGAGAGTTCATCCTCTGAGTCTGAGTCTGACTCGAGTGAGTCATCAAGCCCTGAACAGAGAAGAGTGAAGGATGTGGCCCCAGACAAAGGGAAGCCAGAAAGAAGAAGGCCAGTGGAGTCACCAGAGCCAGTCAGAAAGCGTAAACCCTCTCCCACAGGCAAGAAGGGACAGGCCCCCAGGAAGAAGAGGGAGGAAGATACTGAAGACTCCGAGTCTGAGTCAGGCTCACCCTCACCACCCCCTAAAAAGAAACAGATGCCCCAGTCCAGAGACAGAAAAGATAGTTCTCTGAGTAGAAACAAGGAGAGAGACATTGAACAAAAATCTAAAGGGAGACGACAACAGATGTCCCCCAAACCAAAGAGGCCCCCTCCCGAGGAATCTGAGGAGAGTGACAGTGAGAGCTCAGACTCCAGTGTCCCCCAGAGAGAGCCCTCCCCACCACCCAGGAAAATGGAAAAGACATCTAGAAAGAGGTCATCTCCACCCAGAGGTCGTGGACAATCTCCACCAGGCAGGTCAGCCTCGCAGAAAGAAGTCCGGGAAGGATCACCCAGTGGTCGGTTGGCAAGACGATCCCCTTCTGAAGAAGACCGGTGGAAGCGATCTAGAAGGCCATCTCCATCACCCATCAGGGACCGCAGGTCACCTTCCCCGCCAGTTAGATCTAGGTCACCAGGTGTCAGAGGCCGAAGGTCAAGATCACCGCAGGTCAGACGCAGAGATTCAAGGTCGCCTCCTGTACCGGACAGATCTTTCTCGCCGGTAAGCAAACGAAGTCGGGAGTTCAGTGAGTCAGACAACTACCCTCAGTCCAAGAGACCCAGGGATCGCAGTGCAGAGGTCAGGGGTCGTGGTAGAGAGGAGGCCAGTATGTATGACCGTAGAGTAATGGGGGGACGATGGGAGGAGGAGGAAGATCGAGCCGAGAAGAGGGGCACACCTTATATGGATGACGAGGAGGAGGGGTACCAGAGGGTTGTCATGATGAAACCTCGTGAAGACAGAGAGGAAAAAGAGGCTCCACAAGGGAGGAAAGTAGAGAGAAAGGACAATGCATCGGGAAGCGAATCAGAG GAATCCCGGAcatcaaagaaaaagaaaaagaaggaaaaaaagaagCACAAAAAGCACAAGAAACACAAGAAGCACAAGCACAAGAAAGGAAGCAAGGCTCAGGATGATGAG GACTCTGATAGCCATGAGGATCTGGAAGCCTTGGAGAAACGGCTGAGAGAGAGGGCGCTTCAGTCAATTCAATCCAAGGAGGAGATAGAGAGAGAACGTCAGCTCCGAGAGAAGGCGCTCCAGTCAATGAAGCACCGCGGCGACACGGAGAGCAGTGACTCGGACTCAGACTGA
- the LOC128183509 gene encoding serine/arginine repetitive matrix protein 1-like isoform X4 encodes MKSMKFNDGLEKKVDMSKVNVDTVKPWIAQRVTELLGIEDDVLVEFVYNQLEPRFPDPKEMQINLTGFLNPKNARVFLGELWEHLCSAQDNIGGIPAKFVEQKKEEIKRKKAEQERIQANLKKHEEQIRETLREQEEKEKRQRRRSRSRSRSPKRRQESSQRKSPKKEKSPSPVKNSESPKKPDESAPEAKTEVNEAVKENGTEEKKEEKTDKEEEKKKSASRSRSRSRSADRKRSPSSGRHRSRSAERRRRRSRSRNNGFLGNRSRRRTPPRRRSRSRSRDRRRSPRRFRRRSQSPRRRSPPRRRSVSPRRRSPGRPRAGRSAERSPRRRGAKSRSNSGSSSSSDSSRSASPSKQKDAAKEGDKRSGSEDSPDKAGVQKRRQYRKHDVDSSGSSSSSDSMASPERRRPERGGRGSPSPRRRDRRFSPEGRRRRSPPPSRFSPVRYRRPSPRWSPRRPRRGSSPYFDQRRSPFRRDGFSRGFSPPKRWRSPPRRPRSPPGEWSQERRRRMDTQDSQGTRRRMDSEGSPTRRRESLGSPRRESRSRQESPPRREMLQRRSDERQPRDLDRPAEVRRRSSPPILKRKDSESSSSESESDSSESSSPEQRRVKDVAPDKGKPERRRPVESPEPVRKRKPSPTGKKGQAPRKKREEDTEDSESESGSPSPPPKKKQMPQSRDRKDSSLSRNKERDIEQKSKGRRQQMSPKPKRPPPEESEESDSESSDSSVPQREPSPPPRKMEKTSRKRSSPPRGRGQSPPGRSASQKEVREGSPSGRLARRSPSEEDRWKRSRRPSPSPIRDRRSPSPPVRSRSPGVRGRRSRSPQVRRRDSRSPPVPDRSFSPVSKRSREFSESDNYPQSKRPRDRSAEVRGRGREEASMYDRRVMGGRWEEEEDRAEKRGTPYMDDEEEGYQRVVMMKPREDREEKEAPQGRKVERKDNASGSESEESRTSKKKKKKEKKKHKKHKKHKKHKHKKGSKAQDDEDSDSHEDLEALEKRLRERALQSIQSKEEIERERQLREKALQSMKHRGDTESSDSDSD; translated from the exons ATGAAGTCCATGAAATTCAACGATGGACTGGAGAAAAAG GTTGACATGTCTAAAGTTAATGTTGACACAGTAAAGCCGTGGATCGCACAGCGCGTCACGGAGCTCTTGGGGATCGAGGACGACGTACTCGTAGAATTTGTCTACAACCAGCTGGAGCCACGG TTCCCCGACCCCAAGGAGATGCAGATCAACCTGACCGGCTTCCTGAACCCAAAGAACGCCCGAGTGTTCCTGGGGGAGCTGTGGGAACACCTGTGTAGTGCCCAGGACAACATCGGGGGAATCCCCGCCAAGTTTGTGGAGCAGAAGAAGGAGGAGATCAAACGCAAAAAG GCTGAGCAGGAGAGGATCCAGGCCAATCTGAAGAAACACGAGGAGCAGATCCGGGAAACTCTCCGGGAACAGGAAGAGAAGGAAAAAAGACAGAGGAG AAGGTCGCGGTCCAGGAGTAGGAGTCCAAAGAGGAGGCAGGAATCTTCACAGAGGAAATCCCCAAAAAAGGAGAAGAGCCCCAGCCCTGTCAAGAACTCGGAATCTCCCAAGAAACCGGACGAGTCGGCCCCGGAGGCAAAAACTGA AGTAAATGAAGCAGTCAAAGAAAATGGAACAGAAGAGAAGAAAGAAGAGAAGACAGATAAAGAGGAGGAGAAGAAGAAGTCAGCcagtaggtcaaggtcaaggagTCGCTCCGCCGACAGGAAGAGGAGTCCCTCCTCCGGCCGACACAGGAGTCGCTCCGCCGAACGACGGAGAAGAAGATCACGCTCTAG AAATAATGGATTTCTTGGTAACAGGTCCAGACGGCGTACACCTCCAAGACGACGATCCCGCAGTCGTTCTCGCGACAGAAGACGATCGCCGCGGCGATTTAGACGGCGCTCACAGTCTCCCAGAAGGAGGTCACCACCTCGACGACGAAGTGTGTCGCCACGACGACGCAGTCCTGGAAGGCCTAGAGCAGGGCGGTCAGCAGAACGAAGCCCCCGCAGGAGGGGAGCGAAATCTAGGTCAAA TTCAGGGTCGTCCAGCAGTTCAGACAGTTCAAGGTCAGCTTCACCCTCCAAACAGAAGGACGCGGCCAAG GAGGGAGATAAGAGGAGTGGATCGGAGGATTCCCCAGACAAGGCGGGTGTACAGAAGAGGAGACAGTACAGGAAGCATGATGTCGACTCTAGTGGGTCATCCTCCTCCTCAGACAGCATGGCTTCCCCAG AGAGGAGACGTCCAGAGAGAGGAGGGAGGGGTTCCCCATCACCACGGCGACGAGACCGGAGGTTCTCTCCGGAGGGACGCAGGAG ACGATCCCCTCCCCCCAGTCGCTTCAGCCCGGTGCGATACAGACGACCTTCACCTAGATGGTCACCAAGGCGACCACGACGAGGGTCCTCCCCGTACTTTGACCAGAGAAg AAGTCCATTCAGAAGAGATGGGTTCTCCAGGGGCTTCTCTCCCCCCAAGCGCTGGCGGTCCCCCCCAAGGAGACCACGGTCACCCCCAGGAGAATGGTCCCAGGAGAGGCGGCGTAGGATGGACACCCAGGATTCCCAGGGAACAAGACGGAGGATGGACTCGGAGGGGTCCCCCACACGGAGGAGGGAATCCTTGGGTTCCCCACGCAGGGAATCTAGGTCACGACAGGAATCCCCGCCCAGGCGAGAAATGTTACAGAGACGGTCAGACGAAAGGCAACCAAGAGATCTGGACAGACCCGCAGAGGTCAGAAGGAGGTCCTCCCCCCCAATCCTTAAGAGGAAGGACAGTGAGAGTTCATCCTCTGAGTCTGAGTCTGACTCGAGTGAGTCATCAAGCCCTGAACAGAGAAGAGTGAAGGATGTGGCCCCAGACAAAGGGAAGCCAGAAAGAAGAAGGCCAGTGGAGTCACCAGAGCCAGTCAGAAAGCGTAAACCCTCTCCCACAGGCAAGAAGGGACAGGCCCCCAGGAAGAAGAGGGAGGAAGATACTGAAGACTCCGAGTCTGAGTCAGGCTCACCCTCACCACCCCCTAAAAAGAAACAGATGCCCCAGTCCAGAGACAGAAAAGATAGTTCTCTGAGTAGAAACAAGGAGAGAGACATTGAACAAAAATCTAAAGGGAGACGACAACAGATGTCCCCCAAACCAAAGAGGCCCCCTCCCGAGGAATCTGAGGAGAGTGACAGTGAGAGCTCAGACTCCAGTGTCCCCCAGAGAGAGCCCTCCCCACCACCCAGGAAAATGGAAAAGACATCTAGAAAGAGGTCATCTCCACCCAGAGGTCGTGGACAATCTCCACCAGGCAGGTCAGCCTCGCAGAAAGAAGTCCGGGAAGGATCACCCAGTGGTCGGTTGGCAAGACGATCCCCTTCTGAAGAAGACCGGTGGAAGCGATCTAGAAGGCCATCTCCATCACCCATCAGGGACCGCAGGTCACCTTCCCCGCCAGTTAGATCTAGGTCACCAGGTGTCAGAGGCCGAAGGTCAAGATCACCGCAGGTCAGACGCAGAGATTCAAGGTCGCCTCCTGTACCGGACAGATCTTTCTCGCCGGTAAGCAAACGAAGTCGGGAGTTCAGTGAGTCAGACAACTACCCTCAGTCCAAGAGACCCAGGGATCGCAGTGCAGAGGTCAGGGGTCGTGGTAGAGAGGAGGCCAGTATGTATGACCGTAGAGTAATGGGGGGACGATGGGAGGAGGAGGAAGATCGAGCCGAGAAGAGGGGCACACCTTATATGGATGACGAGGAGGAGGGGTACCAGAGGGTTGTCATGATGAAACCTCGTGAAGACAGAGAGGAAAAAGAGGCTCCACAAGGGAGGAAAGTAGAGAGAAAGGACAATGCATCGGGAAGCGAATCAGAG GAATCCCGGAcatcaaagaaaaagaaaaagaaggaaaaaaagaagCACAAAAAGCACAAGAAACACAAGAAGCACAAGCACAAGAAAGGAAGCAAGGCTCAGGATGATGAG GACTCTGATAGCCATGAGGATCTGGAAGCCTTGGAGAAACGGCTGAGAGAGAGGGCGCTTCAGTCAATTCAATCCAAGGAGGAGATAGAGAGAGAACGTCAGCTCCGAGAGAAGGCGCTCCAGTCAATGAAGCACCGCGGCGACACGGAGAGCAGTGACTCGGACTCAGACTGA